In a genomic window of Flavobacterium lipolyticum:
- a CDS encoding methyltransferase, translating into MYEKTFPNKRFKLTLEFLQKHVKTSETIFDFGVPNPFSKIMEENGYTVKNTKGEDLDNDQTALQTEEYSVFTAFEIFEHLLNPYTILQNVKCDKLLISIPLRLWFSSAYRSKTDMWDRHYHEFEDWQLDWLLEKTGWKITDRQKFTHPVKKFGFRPLLRYFTPRYYIVVAEKVKN; encoded by the coding sequence ATGTACGAAAAAACGTTTCCCAATAAAAGATTCAAACTTACTTTAGAATTTTTACAAAAACACGTTAAAACATCAGAGACTATTTTTGATTTTGGTGTACCAAATCCATTCTCTAAGATAATGGAAGAAAATGGTTATACTGTAAAAAATACAAAAGGTGAAGATCTGGACAACGATCAAACGGCTTTACAAACGGAAGAATATAGTGTTTTTACCGCTTTTGAAATTTTCGAGCATTTGCTTAATCCTTATACCATTCTGCAAAATGTAAAATGTGATAAATTGTTAATATCAATTCCGTTGCGTTTATGGTTTTCATCTGCATATCGTTCTAAAACTGATATGTGGGACAGACATTATCATGAATTTGAAGACTGGCAATTGGATTGGCTTTTAGAAAAAACAGGCTGGAAAATTACCGATCGTCAAAAATTTACACATCCGGTAAAAAAGTTTGGTTTCAGACCTTTATTGAGATATTTCACACCTAGATACTATATAGTTGTAGCTGAAAAAGTTAAGAACTAA